Genomic DNA from Schistocerca americana isolate TAMUIC-IGC-003095 chromosome 6, iqSchAmer2.1, whole genome shotgun sequence:
taatagaaagaacAATTAATATCATGcgcaaaattcaggatggaatacaaACAATGGATCAGTAAAATTAGCCCATCATCACATATTGGAGACTTAAGAGTCAGATAGGCACTCAGTCATGGTAGTCCAGCTAATGAACCTTTTTTGACAGTCTCACTCTTACTCCCACTCACTCTCtctgggagggggaggggctggAGGTGATTATGAAAAGCAGAGATTCATAAGTTGAGCTACCATATTCTAATTCTCGTTTGTGTGCCTAAGTGATACTCAGTACCTACTACATCGGTGATCATCTATACCAATTCCATTAGAAAGGCATGTATGCAGTACCTTTTAGCTTAGCACTATACAACAGCTGGATACTGGGGTCCAAACAAATTTGCAAACCGATGGTTGGGTGACAGGTTAAGCACTCACATGAAAGTTATAAGCAAACACACTTTAGTTGTGTAAATAACATATTGCATATTTTTTCtgcttcacaaaaatttaaaggttcttcacaatatacataaaaataaattaaatgtaactgaaatttggGGCACTTAAAACTAAAGAAAGTAGGCTTTCTTTGAAATGATATGAAACACAGGCAGCATTCTGTTAATCACTTTCATTCACAACAACAATCGGTGACAAATAGGCCTACAGCAGATAGAATATCTCCAATGTAATCTTTCCATAACTTTAATTTCTTTTTGAACATATTGTACAAGAGCTTTCTTCACAGGAATGGCATTTGCATAACAAATTTATGTCTGTATCTTATGACCAGCTCAAGTTCAGGATTAGAAACACCAAAATGAACTGTTGACTTGACAAAATTGTGACTGATCACTGTGTTCACACTTTCCATCATAACAATGATAAATAGTAGAGTCCTACCACCAGCATGGGCGAGACATCATTGACAAACATAAGTTGGATGAATTTGTTTATTTCAGGCTGGTATATGATTAATGCTTGCATACATGGCCCTGCTTCTGATAGCTTTCCATTGTGTTTAAATTCAAAGTTTATAATTTAATGACAATATTTTCAtgatgacacttaaagtagtaaaggagtttcgctatttggggagaagaataactgatgatggtcaaagtagagaggatataaaatgtagactggcaatggcaaggaaagcatttccgaagaaaagaaatttgttaacatcgagtatagatttaagtgtcaggaagtcgtttctgaaagtctttgtatgaggtgtagccatgtatggaagtgaaacatggacgataaatagtttggacaagaagagaattagaagctttcggaatgtggtgctacagaagaatgctgaagattagatgggtagatcacataactattgaggaagtactgaataggattgtggagaagagaagtttgtggcacaacttgactagaagaagggctcggttggtaggacatgttctgaggcatcaagggatcagcaatttggtaccagagagcagtgtggagggtaaaaatcgtagagggagaccaagagatgaatacaccaagcagattcagaaggatgtaggttgcagtaggtactgggagatgaagcagcttgcacaggatagagtagcatggagagctgcatcaaaccagtctcaggactgaagaccacaagaaaaattttcactatttcatcctgAATTTTTGATTGTTTAAAGTTAATAATTTATTAGTCCTTAAGTTAAACATGAGTTTTTCTGGCGAAAAACATTCAAAACCTGAGGGTTCCTCGGCAAGGATTGGAAAGGTACATCGTCAGGGCAGGTAGGCAATAAACGAACCGAGTAAACGACGAAATTTTTaccgtaatgaaaatgaaatagaaatgagtgaaaatgtgaCCAGGCGACCTGGTGACAGACAGCTCATTGAATTTTTTTGCTGAATTACAAAAGGTAAGAAATGATCGAGACGACGGCCTAATGCGAGATGACACTAGATGGATGCGCAAAGATGTATAATATAACGTATGGATACACCTAGAATAGGTCTTTGTCCCGCAGTGCAAGTCGATGATAGAACAGACAAGTATCATGAACCAATTCGTTACCGTAATATTGTGTTCTATGTGTGCAACTTCATATGACTGAGGAATAACAATGCCAAAATACAATACTGTCTATAAAATATAAGGAGCTTTATTATGTGTCGTACACCAATCTGAAAAAGTGCAACTCACAGACTTGGTTTCATACAGTGCTATTTTCTGTATGGGACTAATTATAGGGTGAAAGACAATACTTTTGTTCGCCATTCTGCCGAACTATCTTTCAACCCTCAACGCATTAACCCGACCCGACTGTCACAGTGTCACAAGTTCACAACATTATGTTTCGCTTCTGTCAGGTACGGCGGTCCGCACAAAGATCTTCCTTCAAAACTATAACTACTTGACAATAAAATTCATTCCACTAAAGATTTCGGTAACACGAAGCCTACTTTGATGTCTAGAAATATTTGCGCGGTGCGATTACCCTATAAAATAGAACGTATTTTAAAAAAGTTATCGCTTCATTCAAATATTTCTAGATATTAAGGTCGGTCTTGCTGCAGCGTGTGGAAACAGAACCTCGTCCCGCCACTGCTGTGGCGTCACTTTAATGGCATGAAGTATCTGAGTAACTTTTCGGTTTATCTTCATATCGCAGAACTATAGAATAACTTTGGAGAACGCCAGAgtgcttattttttatttacatcctTGTTTATATTATTTGAGCTTGTACGCACTCTATGTTCATATAATGTATTTGAGGGTTACAACGCCACAGTTTTTGCTGTTTAAAGGCATAAATGGCATCCGTGCATTGTCTTCAGACGCTAGTAGTATATTAGATAATGGTCTGTTTATTTGTAGCTGAAAATGAAACTTGCGGGCCGATTTATTCTTCTATAATAAGTTAGTTATTTGTGTGTTGTAGTTCGGAGCAGCGAGACTGTCGAAACAGTTCCCATTGTAACACCAAGAACTCTGAATTTTCCACCGCGTTTTGAGAAGCCAAGAGAAGCATGGGTGGAAAATATGGACACTGCTGAGGAACGAAAATTGGGAATTATAAACCTTCATCCAGAAGTTTTTGGTGCACCTCCGAGGATAGATATCATACATGAAAATGCAAGGTGGCAGCGAATGTACAGATTTGTTGTAAGTTTACCGTAGAATGTGACAGACGCCCCAAATATTCGCATAGTTCGAAATTTTGTACAAATTTCTGTCTTTGCTTGGCAGAGCTACGCACACACGAAGACTAGGGCAGAAGTTCGTGGAGGCGGTCGGAAACCGTGGCCTcagaaaggactgggaagagctcGACATGGTAGTATACGATCGCCCATATGGAAAGGCGGTGGTGTTGCACATGGACCACGATCTCCGACGCCACACTTTTATATGTTACCATTTTACACAAGAATACATGGATTGATCAGTATGTTGTCAGTGAAACTTGCACAGGTAAATCTCTCTTACGCATATTCTTCTACTGAACCTTGATTTAATTCAGTAATTAAATTTTGTGGGCAAGTGTTGCATACCACATAGAACAAGCCTGATTTCAGTGGTAGACCTACTCTGTTTTAGTTCAAGACTGGATGAGTTCAAATAGCCATCTTCCAGGAAAGCACGAATGTCATGCTTGATAATCCTTAGTGGAAAAGAACACGCATGAGATCTGATCTGATTACTGCATTTGAGTTTACATAATGAGTAGAGTATTGTTACACGAGTCTTGCTGCCACGTTATCACAAATAGGAAAATAATGTAGGAATTGTAACATAGGccaataaataaatgttacaagTGCAGGTTATTTTCCTTGAATAGTGATCCCAAGAACGTAGCAATTATCCACGAGGCTTAAGTATTCTTTCACCAGTGACTGCCTTTTGATCAGTTTTGAAGCTGTTTAGATACTTCAGTCAGGCTTCATGTAATACCACTTCCGTTCGTTTCAAAAACAATCGACCAAACTGTCATATTCCTAGCAACTTCCTGTTGCATGTTAATTTCTTCACAAATTCATAATCAGAGAAGTATCACCTTAAAGTCTACCCAAGACCTAGAGCTGCATAGCAGATTAGTCTTTTGCCTAATTTTCCTTCCAAATGCCCTCCACCATTATCATTACAGAACCAGGCAAACACAGCGGTCAGTATTAGAGACTCCAGAAGTAATCCATTACTCTTTATCAAAGCAGGACAGAACAGCTAAACCAAAGATTGCAGTGCCATCTGtcagctttgacccatgacatcatcaagATAGTGGACACCCCTTTTTAAAGCACATGCAAACAGATGCAAGCCattttggaatgaattttcactctgcagcagaatgtgcaatTATATGAATCTTAGTGGCAGgtttaaactgtgtgctggacgggaCTCAAACCAGGGACCTTTGCCTATTGTGGGctagtgctttaccaactgagctacccaccaTCAATATctgatctcctaccttccaaacttctcagaaattTTCCTGCATAGCTTGCGGGACTAGTGCTCCTGAAAGAAAAGGTATTGTAGGGACATGGcataggcacagcctgggggattgattccagaattttcactctgcagtagaatgtacactggtgtgaaacttcctggtgggAAAACTGTGCCTTGAGTCATACCCGGGTATCAcaattgcccacaaaaggcaaaagtcccaggtTCCAGGCCTTGCCCAGTTTTAATCTATCAAcaagtttcatgtcagcacacactcctctgcagagtgaaaattcattcaacCCCCAAGCTGAGCCtaggccatgtctccacagtatcctttcttcagtGAGTGCCTTTCCTGCAAGTTACACAGGAGacctcctgtgaagtttggaaggcaggagacaatatactagtggaagtaaagctatgaggatgggttGTGTTGTGAATTGTGCTCAGGTAGTACAGTTGCTAGAgcatttgcccatgaaaggcaaaggtccctgttTTGAGTCCCAGCCCGGCATATAGTTCTAATCTCCTGCAAAGTTTCAGTCCAAGAAACAAATAATTGCAGAAATACATGAAAACTAAAGAGACAACTGCAGGGATTAGATGGTTTGGGGTGTAGAAGAAACTAATAATACAAACCTCCTAAAAATGAAGCCATACCaatacaaatactattgcaaaaatAAGGCAAATAAAATcctcagcaaaaaaagaaaaagaagaaagaaaaaacaacaacaacttgtatCGGAAATTTTACTTGATCTATGTACTTCAAACAAAGTCCAGGAACCCCCACACATACCTACAAAACCTGGTTCTGCAAATGTCATGTGACCTGTTTATTGTAAGGGCCATCCTCTGGGGCTGGAAACCATCAGGATGCAGACTGAGGACAGTCGGAATTATTCCATTTATTACTGAAAATACAAGTTGTTGCTTCTGCTGTGTCAACTGGCAGCTATGCAATCCAGAGAAGAATCCAATGGCGGACTCATGGTAGCTGAGGACACTGCAGCAGCTCAGAGTGGAAATTGGTAACGCCCTGAGGATACTCAATTCCTCCCAGATCACTGCCTGCATTGTCCTCACAGGTGGATGACGATGCCAGATGCTGTGTAGTTATGCTGCATGCTGAACCTGGCCCACTTGTACTGTAGGCCTTTATACCTATGCGGCCGCTGTAGTTAAGGCCATCTTCTGCCCTAGACCAGAGTAATGTTCGTAGACCCCAGACTTGTGTTGTCATCAGTACTAGATGCTGGACTCTTATCAGCTGTGACTTCATATCACTGTTTGCCTCATAGGGCACCACTGGAAGGCCAGCACTAGAACATTCTCACAAACGATATGTTACCATACCATAACCAGAGAATTGAGTGTGAATGATTTGAACTTCACTGATTGTGTGCCAAAGGTAGTGGGGGTGGGGTATTTGTGTCATTGAGGAAAGGTTCTGCTCTATGACATCATCTGTAATGACCGAATCAATTCTGCTCTTCCCAAATCATCAGTCTTCATTTCTGCTACATATACTACACACAATTTGTTACAGGATCTTTACTGTTTGCTAGAAGTTGTTGCAGCCTACTTCTAGTCTGACCAAAATTACTGCTGGATTGACACTTCGGCAGGAACGTGTGGAGCCATGGAACAGACTTGCCACATCACACATGAAATACACATGcaatcttacatttcattcaactcaCTCCAACAGGAAAACTATTCACTTCATGAATATGGAACTTGCATCAGTGTGTTCTGAAAAAATTGCACTATGTTTTGATTTTAGTTTCATCTGCAGCAACACATTACTGAGGTGATATTCGGACAATTTAGGGAAGTACATTTTATCT
This window encodes:
- the LOC124619559 gene encoding 39S ribosomal protein L4, mitochondrial, whose amino-acid sequence is MYLRVTTPQFLLFKGINGIRALSSDASSILDNVRSSETVETVPIVTPRTLNFPPRFEKPREAWVENMDTAEERKLGIINLHPEVFGAPPRIDIIHENARWQRMYRFVSYAHTKTRAEVRGGGRKPWPQKGLGRARHGSIRSPIWKGGGVAHGPRSPTPHFYMLPFYTRIHGLISMLSVKLAQDDLHIVSSLEIPNDDPKFIEDLLECRNWGPSVLFVDELDIMPRNITAATDAINHVNLMPAYGLNVYSMLKHNTLVLTLAAVNHIEEKLLYHIHRSDSRHMNKKFRIGQVG